One Setaria italica strain Yugu1 chromosome I, Setaria_italica_v2.0, whole genome shotgun sequence DNA window includes the following coding sequences:
- the LOC101770874 gene encoding uncharacterized protein At4g22758, which produces MPPLAPLVDQKAGPRQRHPGILPALAQRSASFHGLGAAEQQQHQRDDLLRQRPRTHPDLLAGVRDRSFRRTGTGRGGDAAAAARVPWAGAGGRAVAPSKVLVTVAVQRSMWPLHVMARAEWRVADLVAAAVGLYVRDGRRPLLPSGDPSAFGLHYSQFSLQGLDPDEKVVELGSRSFFLYPRAAAAAAASSFSYPSTEASKTMATPAERPNMLPPCLGFMHFWPLL; this is translated from the exons aTGCCTCCTCTTGCGCCGCTGGTGGATCAGAAGGCCGGGCCGAGGCAGCGGCACCCGGGGATACTGCCGGCGCTGGCGCAGCGGTCGGCGTCGTTCCACGGCCTCGGCGCGGCCGAGCAACAACAGCATCAGCGCGACGATCTGCTGAGGCAGCGGCCCCGGACGCACCCGGACCTGCTCGCCGGCGTCAGGGACCGGAGCTTCCGGCGAACCGGcacgggccgcggcggcgacgctgctgctgcggctcgTGTCCCGTGGGCAGGGGCCGGCGGGAGGGCGGTGGCGCCGAGCAAGGTGCTGGTGACCGTGGCCGTGCAGCGGAGCATGTGGCCGCTGCACGTGATGGCGCGCGCCGAGTGGCGCGTCGCCGACCtggtcgccgccgcggtgggGCTCTACGTCAgggacggccgccgcccgctgctgcCGTCCGGCGACCCGTCGGCGTTCGGGCTCCACTACTCCCAGTTCAGCCTGCAAG GCTTGGACCCGGACGAGAAAGTCGTGGAGCTGGGGAGCAGGAGCTTCTTCCTCTACCCCAGGGCTGCGGCGGCAGCCGCGGCTTCCTCGTTTAGTTATCCATCAACTGAAGCCAGCAAGACCATGGCCACCCCTGCGGAGAGGCCAAACATGCTACCACCATGTCTTGGCTTCATGCACTTCTGGCCGCTGTTGTAG